In Paenibacillus sonchi, the genomic stretch TATCTGGATATTCTGACGGAGGAGACCGCCCAGCTCAACGGCTGGTTTCAGGAAGGAAAATGACTGTACCCAAACTGCTGCGCACCAACCGGAGGCCCGACACGTACAATAACCTATCTATTGTGACAAGAAAGGGGAAATGGATAGTGGCCTATGGATATGGGAGTCCTGACTCGGGATTCGAACGGAGTATGAGGGAACGGATCATTGAAACAGCCAAGGCGATGAGTGTTGGGGGCACGGATTTTTCCACATTTAAAGATTCACGCTGCAACCCGAAATATTGGATTCGCACCGCGAATGGAGGGTTCCAGCAGCGGAGCGACGTCACCCCTTCGGCAGCAATTAACGATATTTTTGTAAATGGGCGGCTGTATGCTTTCGAATGTGCCATGGCGATGGTCATGATTTTCTACAAGGCAACGATTGATATGATTGGGGAGGATGCGTTTAACCGGCATTTCACCGATCTGTTCCTGTGGGACTGGAACTATGACAGCAACCTGCGGATGATCACTACGTTTGATCCCTCGGAAATGGAGCCCGGAGACGTCGTATACTTCAAAAACCCTGACCATGACCCGGATAAGCCGGAATGGCAGGGTGAAAATGCGGTAATGCTCGGCAATGACAGCTATTATGGGCACGGGCTGGGGATCAAAAGTGCAAACGCCATGATTGCATCGCTTAACCGTGAAAGAGTTCCGGGCAGCCGGACATCAGCCTATCTTACGGATGAAGCGCTGCACCCGGATTTTGCTTATATACAGACTCTGGCCAGCCGGTCTGCCGTGCCTCTGAAGAGAAACGATGATGGAAGGAATAAGATTTTCTCCAGAATCGGGGTTAAATCCTACGTCATCAAATAGGAGACGGAGCGTTGGCTCCGCCCTGAATT encodes the following:
- a CDS encoding protein-glutamine gamma-glutamyltransferase, which translates into the protein MTVPKLLRTNRRPDTYNNLSIVTRKGKWIVAYGYGSPDSGFERSMRERIIETAKAMSVGGTDFSTFKDSRCNPKYWIRTANGGFQQRSDVTPSAAINDIFVNGRLYAFECAMAMVMIFYKATIDMIGEDAFNRHFTDLFLWDWNYDSNLRMITTFDPSEMEPGDVVYFKNPDHDPDKPEWQGENAVMLGNDSYYGHGLGIKSANAMIASLNRERVPGSRTSAYLTDEALHPDFAYIQTLASRSAVPLKRNDDGRNKIFSRIGVKSYVIK